Proteins from one Paraburkholderia sp. BL10I2N1 genomic window:
- a CDS encoding transposase: MARLARLYVPDQPQHVILRGLDQQPAFVDDQDYELFVDCLKAASRDHHLAIHAYVLMPGAVQLLVTPSDEASLPKAMQAVGRRYVAHFNRRYARRGTLWEGRYRATVIEGERYFLLASRVVELCPVRTQLVSAPEDYRWSSYRHHIGLTLDSLITDHPLYWSLGNTPFERQRAYRELCEQPMDERETNQLQQATLKGWVLGSESYREWAARAANRRVSPLPRGRPRKVRETPQTQ; this comes from the coding sequence ATGGCACGGCTTGCACGTCTTTATGTTCCCGACCAGCCGCAGCACGTGATCCTGCGCGGACTCGATCAGCAGCCCGCATTCGTTGACGACCAGGATTACGAGCTCTTCGTCGACTGCCTCAAGGCGGCTTCGCGCGATCATCACCTCGCAATTCACGCTTATGTCCTGATGCCGGGCGCTGTACAACTGCTCGTCACGCCATCCGACGAGGCGAGCTTGCCGAAGGCGATGCAGGCGGTCGGCAGGCGCTACGTTGCACACTTCAACCGGCGCTATGCTCGCCGCGGCACGTTGTGGGAAGGTCGCTACCGGGCGACCGTGATAGAAGGCGAGCGCTACTTTCTGCTGGCCAGTCGCGTGGTGGAGTTGTGCCCGGTACGAACTCAACTGGTAAGTGCCCCCGAAGACTATCGATGGTCGAGTTACCGCCATCACATCGGACTCACGCTCGACAGCCTTATCACCGATCACCCGTTGTACTGGTCGCTCGGCAACACGCCGTTTGAACGGCAACGAGCGTACCGCGAGCTGTGCGAGCAGCCGATGGACGAGCGCGAGACCAATCAGCTTCAGCAAGCCACGTTAAAGGGCTGGGTGCTCGGCAGCGAGTCCTATCGCGAGTGGGCGGCGCGGGCGGCGAACCGGCGCGTGTCGCCTTTGCCGCGCGGCCGGCCCCGTAAAGTCCGCGAAACGCCGCAGACGCAATAA
- a CDS encoding OmpW family outer membrane protein, with protein MKLRQAVTGLAAFACMTAAHAQSAGSIFLSTGWFHFAPQSSSDPLTLTTPLGSATVPNTGASISSADTIGFSLGYFITDHIAAQFDIGVPPSFDIEGSGQLGAFGKLGQAKQWSPALLFKYYFNAPQSKFRPYLGIGVSRVWFTDAKITNGVFEQSVFHGPTSVSTDSSWAPVFNGGFSYAFTDHWFAGVSISYLPISTHATISSPLVQAQTKIKINPIVTYVNVGYSF; from the coding sequence ATGAAATTAAGACAGGCTGTAACGGGGCTCGCGGCTTTCGCGTGCATGACAGCAGCTCACGCGCAATCTGCCGGAAGTATTTTCCTTTCAACAGGTTGGTTCCATTTCGCACCTCAGTCCAGTAGTGACCCGCTCACGCTGACAACTCCACTCGGTAGCGCCACGGTCCCTAACACCGGCGCAAGCATTAGCTCCGCCGATACCATCGGCTTCTCGCTAGGCTACTTCATCACCGACCACATCGCGGCGCAATTCGATATCGGCGTGCCTCCTTCATTCGATATTGAAGGCAGTGGCCAGCTCGGTGCGTTCGGCAAACTCGGTCAGGCGAAACAGTGGAGTCCTGCGCTGCTGTTCAAATACTATTTCAATGCACCGCAATCGAAATTCCGTCCTTATCTTGGTATTGGCGTGAGCCGCGTCTGGTTCACCGACGCAAAGATCACGAACGGCGTGTTCGAGCAGTCAGTGTTTCACGGTCCGACCTCCGTATCTACGGATAGTTCGTGGGCTCCGGTTTTCAATGGTGGTTTCTCTTACGCATTCACCGACCACTGGTTCGCCGGTGTCTCGATCTCGTATCTGCCGATCAGCACCCACGCAACGATAAGCAGCCCACTCGTTCAGGCGCAAACCAAGATCAAGATCAACCCGATCGTCACGTACGTCAATGTTGGCTACAGCTTCTAG